The Alnus glutinosa chromosome 10, dhAlnGlut1.1, whole genome shotgun sequence DNA window aagtataatttttaggcttgatttctttatttttgttttgatttgggttgttttgtgaagATTTTCGTTATACCCACTTATTCCGGTTCTATAATGGTAAAAATCAACCACCAAAACaggtatatattttgttttatgctttcattttttttttccaagttttcCTGGTAACCAATCAGAGATTAACGTGTTTTGTATCTGAACTATACTTTATTTTCATACGTATTCGTCAGTACCATAAtggattttcttgtttcttggaattttctctgagttggaattgATCTTCCAGCAATTGAAGTCCGATTTGAGCACCTAATCGTTGAAGCAGAAGTTCATGTAGGAGGCAGAGCCTTGCCTTCCTTCTTTAACTTCATTATAAACATCCTAGAGGTAACCATCTGCAAAATATACAACGTAAGTTAgtgataaattttattaatttcttgaaGTGAGAAAATACGGTCAGCTGTTATCTTGAATTGGATTCTGAATTTCTGGGAAATTTGTATCAAATTTCTAATTTGATGGATATTAAAGGTGGCAATCCAATTTTCCATAGAGTTCTGTACTTGGCAAATAAGGTTTGTTGAACTTGTGTTCAATTCTATCGATAGGCTACTTGTGATTTAAAATGAGATTGTACATGCATTTGCATGGTTGGGCATTTTATATGCATATGGATTTGCCCATAGAGATGTTAATgtgagttgtttgtttgttagtaATTCATCTCTAAGTGAATGTAATCACATCTGGTTTTAAGCTGAAACATAATTATTACACGTATAGTCAAACTTCAATGGTTGTTCTTTACATATCTTTAACTAGAACTTATCTGTGTACTTCATTTCTACCCAAATACTACAACAGGATATTTGAAATCAACAGTTTTGACTGTTAAGTTCGATATGCAGTTTAATGGTAGCTTCATGTTTTGGAACTGGATAGCTAGCTATTACTCTTGCAGTGGTGATCATGGTTCATTCACTCAGAATTAATATTTTGTCTTTGCAGATGTATGAAATGTAATGGCAAGGGAAAGATATATGCTCCGCCTATAAAGGtcaatgttttgtattcatttatATAATCATCATAGGTAAAGTATACACTCTCAGAATATTTGTCTTCCGTAATTTTCTTGAGTTCTATGGCAGCATCTGGTAAATCGAAGCTCATAGATGgagagacattttttttttttttttttataagtaatcggaacttcattaaaaaagcgtaaggcgccccttagtacacagggagtatacaaaggaagaGCCCAGCTAGCCAATAAAGCAGAACCTGGAGAGACATTTTTATAACTACGTGGAGAATTTGTCTGTTGATAATTGAACTTAATTAGTTGCTCATTCTTTACAAGGTCTTTTGCTGTATTAGATCAGACAATAGTTTAGTCTTATTTGGACTTGCTCAGTGTAGCAATGAGACatgcataaagaaaaaaacttggATTGATTTTACctgtttcatttttcaaagtaaaatttcatttcattccacaaacaaattaaaaggggaaaagaagaacaaacaagTTGTGCTTttccaaagaaataattgattgTAAACACAATATTGGTGGACCAAATTCACCGTAGTCCAGGATCATGTATGCTAGTAAATTGATTGGAGGAGGAGCTGCAagaagtatgaaaaaaaaaattaattaattaattaattaattaattaacaaaattgcaTAAACAAATGTCACTTTAGCTAGGGCCATGCTTAATTAAGAAGAAATAAAGGCAACAGTATAAACATCTTGCTTCATCGATCATCGAGGACAATCAATATTCCATATTTCTATGTCGTTGTTTCATTCTATACTAAATTTACCAAATTGCCCACAGGGAATTTATCCTGCAAATAAATTTGTAAGATTGGAGCCTCACCATTGACAAATGTCTCATATATTCGTACTAGTGGTCGTAGTGGTGGTGGTACTCGTAGTCCTAGTAGTCCTCGTAGTAGATCAGATACTGTTTTGACAAAGGAAATAATAACATGCATCAGTACTGTTTGGAAACATAGAATTAAAACTCAGCATTTCTTCTAAAGTTGAAAATATAGTATTTGTcgttatgaaaaaaaaaaaaccctccaaaCAAGCTCTAAATTAAAGTTCTTACCGATGTTCGGTGGTAGTGCTAGTATTGCCAGAATAACTGCagcatgaaagaaaaaaaaattaaaatcattaatcaatcaaaaaaaaaggtgatttgaataatttaaaagTATATGACCTAATAAAATTGCATAAACAACTTTCCGTTTGGTCATGgtaaaaatagatataaataaCCTCTTAGACTTGAGGTGTCTTAGAATTGGATCGTATTGATCGAATTCTCATGATAGAGAACTTACTTGTGTATATCATGCTAACATAGTCAAAGATTCCTGGTTTACCTAAGAAAAGAACACCATTAGCTAGCGTTTAGAAGCATCAATATATGGTTAgcgatgagaaaagaaagaaacagaaatttaattagaaattgcaagtgttatgtgtatttttttttttttttttttttcgcatgcATTAGTTCTTTTATATACGTACCAGATCGGTACCAGTAAAGCTCAAAACCCCGTAGCAATTCATTGTGGAAGTTTGTACAGGAAATATTTCTTAAGTCATCATCATAATAATAACGATTTGGCCAGGGGATGAGAGATATTTGCTCTACTTGGCACAATTCCCCCAACTCCAGTTCTGCATAACGATAATCTTGTGCACTATTATACTCGAATAGAGCATATGTATACCTCTTGGAAGAATACACTCCACCCTCAAAGCAAGCAGAAATGTTTAGATGATACCGAGAATTCACTCGCTTTTCACATTTCACAAAATACACTGCCTGACCAAGTGATTGATATGGATCCCCTGAACTGAAATTATTGTAGTCTAGAGAATAACGAGGGATGAAGGAGTCGTACTCAGTAGCCACTACAAAAATCGCATgaaatagccacgtgcagtttgacacgtgtacaatgtcgtacacgtgtcaaacatttagacacgtgtagtttgacacgcgtattacgcgtgtcaaatgtgcatgttacaaactgcacagtttgacacgcgtatcgtaatacacgtgtcaaatttgacacgtgtattccgatacacgtgtcaaaatgtttttaattaaaaaaaaaactaaattcagttttttatttaattaaaatttttatttaattttttaattgtatttttaatttaattaaaaatacaattaaaaaattaaataaaaattttaattaaataaaaaactgaatttagttttttttaaaaaaaaaataatttttttattgttttataaaatttatttgggttaattaaatttttttttgaatttttcaaattttgtaattttcgaccacaaataacgcagcatttattttacccaaaaccaacacgaaatcatactacacaaacaaataattaataacatattcgttaacaagcaaatatttacgaacaaaaaataattacacaaaatatctacaaatctgaaaggcgtctctgcgaatcacgaggtaccgtcccaggcgtgttctcgcccaccggcgattgctgcgcaatgaatggtgtagcgggcgaaggtgtagcgacagtggagtgctggctcagctgtcgtccaacaggtgacaacgtaccaaccgttgtcgaattacctgcaaataatatagacaattaaagtatataatattacttgcaaaattaaaggggtaatggaaacaaattgaaattaattttgtcctatacacaatataaatcatacctgcagatgcactaccaacgaacgacgtactacctacgtgtgcaggagaagactgattaccaacacatggtgctggtactgccatggaggacatgaagacctccatctctcgcaagcgctgctctatgccgtcgaactgttgcacgcgctgctccaaccggtcattcctcgctcgctcagcatgtagctccgcttgcatctcttccatcttccgagactgttcggcccaatcccgagacgtcccctgagatggtcccccctgtgaccgaggcctatatgaaaaacatgtccctcgaacaggtgtgacgttcggcccaacctgccgaaccctccctggatactcaggcctcccaatcgcctgttcgtaagcgtcgttcggtgcccaacgcaccgtgtctgcggagacgctttgcgtggcggctggatcactggctaaactctgcgtcatcctctcctgtacgtcgtcaacatgaaaaagtcatatattgaataatgacatatcacacataatttaaaaatattagtaaactaaatcagtagcatacgcataagacccgtgtacggtcgttcacgaaagtgccgtccttccttgtgtgggtcttcacgaacgacgcggcgcgagtggggggcgtgccagatgtacatgtctgtcgtcatgtagttgacatatataacaaacagatagcgataaaaatagtttaaagaaaaagaaaaagaaaaacaattaccaacaaatattaaaaacgtaaacatatatatttaattacctcctcgtgattaaatctggcataacttttagatcccgcacaatggggtaggtcattccgctcccgcaacctcttcatccgttcagaggttgcctacgcattgaacatgaaaataaacatgtaacaattgacacacttaaattaaaactaaaattaaatgaactgttattaaaaaatagttgacaattttttggcctacatacgattttatgctctctgcaccaatctctcagcaggaattctacatcttctgcatcatactgctcaaaaaatttctccggcattctcgcacggatactctcgggcgtgtcaccgtctccaattcgtagttgggttttgaacctcgacttccacgagcggtgcttacgtccaatatcattccacgcctcctgttgtgccctgcgcatgtcaactgatacaggtagatagaactcctcctgcacatttcaatcaaagcattataggtttaaaaacttcaacctaaacattaagctcaagtttaattcaaataaataattaaattatattcataaacataccatcagtgcgttccacattgcctgcttaatctgcctatttaccctcgcccattcgtcccgcatgtgtatgtaggacccactcctgatcatcttgcccacttcccgccgaaaacgattgcaggctcgtcctacaggttgtatagcagcattgtactgcaatacaaccttcttccccctcgggagcacccagtttctcgctgggtcgtcaatcacctcataataaatggtcccgtctgggttgtaccctaatgaaaaaatatattcaacattaatttaattggttaacactaaataacacacacacacacacatatataaacaaaatgtaatcaaatagttatttttttccaaaccaaaaaaaatattttggtaacataatatgagttttaaggatgtctacatatgtacttacccatcaaccgaatctgcccaGTCCCTATGTGCtgcgtcgctgggtcgcctgcaacctcctcgccaacctctccggctggtggaggatgctgatcatcatctgaatccataccctgggggctaccgagggccaactgatcggtacccaacatcgcaacgtcctcctcatgggtagtctggctcccccccacatctggcatctgactctcaccggaaagcggcatctgactctcaccggaaagcggcatctgactctcaccggaaagcggcatctggctctcaccaggtaACGGCATCTGcctctctacatgccccgggccctgactcgcccccgatgctggcatctgtctcggccccaaaatctgCCTCTGCATCGCCGCCtatgccggtatctgtcccaaccccacagccggcatctgcatctccccggtctgtgacagtggaaatccacaatcctgcgtctcactatcagggttacacgtcataggtcgactatacgtatacggaaagtacggcgcataaccctgtgaccccaccccctcttgcacccaccatcgataggcgttacccggttgggtgaaccctatctgagataatgtcggcagctccgacaatggagagctgcaaggtccagctgtgctggtctacCCGTGATcggacgtgggcacggccaccatacccggcaacaatggtctataagccccgtctgggtggtgtggccacgccgcagaATATACTGGcgtcgaatcagtgggcgtggtcatggggggcacgggtgggcgaggtgcccgatatgcataaggatggcgtccctggtccatcaatacctgcgaacaaatgtagacaaattaattagaatattttttgtaatatatttttaatgaatatgcaaattatacaacgaaatttatgcaaataatagaaattcgtattcagttcaagcgaattgtacaaacaatatatatatcagtcaagtgtgttgagttcaagctaattacactcacaagaaatacatcaatcattgtatcacgggagcttcaatcggatcaatgtcgggcctgtcgtactcgaattcatcattcgtatcgggtaggtcatcagtggctagtacgagcggtacgcattcatggtaggttgtaccatcctcattactcccatccccctggccaacgtcgtacacgttgcgcggtttggtcctaaccgcacaaacccaatttgggttccttccatcttcgacgtagaatacttgatccacctgagatgtaagcacgtacggctcgtcctgaatcagttctcccctgtggacgaggtgattgaagttgacaaacactaggtcatactcgtctattgtgaatcctctttccatcgtggggtctgcccaattgcacttaaataggacgtacgtagtcctgtcatagtactcgacctcaactatatcggttaactgcccgtagtacgttttgccttcaacggtaggaacacatacgccgctgttctgagtcctccttcccacatcatgggcaagcgtgcgaaacaatttcccatttaccacgtacctgttgtacttgaccgctgtctccttcagccctctacaacgcataaccaagttgtggcccaattcctccctacgttgatcgtcaaggccatcgacctatgttataattacaaatattaaacacgtgtattgggtaattatattgaacccgcataaatttatccaacttaaaaattacaactatttccttacatatgcagggtaccattcgcagaactgctcatgatgttctgcttcaataagagcctccgtaatgcgacctctagtgcatgatcgcctaagcgcgtctttgtgcttcctacattcagcgtatacaattatgtagtaaaatcaattaattgcgttattcgaattctgttaaatatataaacactacttacgtccgcaaattgtgaaactcttcagaattgaacacaatataacgatgaatctggtgcattatcaaccggttcagggtaacacgcgtgcccgcccccttggatccatcaggattcctctgaggtctgttgtggaatgttggtgcgttattcagataccttgaacagaacgttaccagctcggtcgctatgtacccctccacAATGCaaccctcaggagccgctttattgcgcacagtaGACTTGAAATGCCgcagactcctggtgtacacacatacacgacaatttaattgtcgtcaattatggttacatttaaatcaaattatatatttacatattacgccaaattttacctctctgccgggtacatccatctatactgcacgggtccgccgagtctacactcgcgcacaagatgcacgaccaagtggaccatgctcgtaaaaaaccctggagggaatatctgttctagtttgcacaaagtgatacagacgtcaccctgcagtcggtccatatcttcttgtgatagctttgttgagcatatgcctctaaaaaatgccgaaatctccacaagaggtctaacaactttatcaggcaatgacttacgcagtgcaattggaagaagctgttgcatcagtatgtggctatcgtggctcttcaacccggaaattgtacggtccttcagccgaacacatcgtgaaatgttcgaggcgtatccgtccgggaccctcacatttcgaagaaccttcagaaaactttctttgtcctctctagtcatggtgtgacaggcagcgggaatatacgttttaccattggcggccgtgaacggatgcaacttaggtctcaaccccatttcctgcaagtccagccgagctgccaagttgtccttcgttttcccttttatatccaaaatagtgccaagtatattgtccatgacatttttctctatgtgcataacatcaagattgtgccgaagcaaattgtcttcccaatacggcaatctgaaaaatatacttttcttcttccatataacatcagaactccctgcacccttcttccgcttcttccgtttcttcttcttacccgcggtctcatccccaaacgcaactccgtccaactgttggagaacctcgtatccgcatggcacaatcggggcgctgtcaaattcttcagtaccgtcaaatgtcctcctgttaagccgccacagatgttcaggcggcagatatctcctgtgccccatatagcaaaatttgcatccgttctttaagcgtatagaacgcgtcgattgcatacagcaaggacatgccttcgcacccctgttaggccaaccagataaatctgcatacgctggcaagtcgtttatcgtccacatcaactgagatcgcataataaaattttccttctttgaagcatcgaatgttcgtacccctacattccacagttccagcaactcatcaatcaatggctgaaggtaaacatcaatatccatacctggtgagctcggtccagggataaccatggaaaggatgaaggacgactgtttcatgcacatccaaggtggcaaattgtacggcacaagcattacgggccatgtgctgtgggatgtgctcatgttcccaaatggattaaatccatctgctgtcaaaccaagccagacgttcctactctctgccataaaatctgggtgtaaaatgtcaaacgatctccatgcctcaccatcggccgggtgcctcaatactccatccctagtgcggccttctgcatgccatctcatatggggcgcagtatgctcagacatgaataacctctgcaaccgtgggatgagtggaaaccacctcaagatcttcaccgggcatttttttctcgctgatatgatctcaccatcatcatctacatgtgtatcagccctccacttagactctccacatacggtacatgaatctaattctttattgtctttccagaataacatacagtcattacggcacgccggaatcttctcataccccagacccatgccacttaggaactttttcgcctcatacgtgttatctggcaatgcctcatcgcaaggaggcaacaactgattgatgaattcgagaatgtctgaaaatatcttgttactaatacctccaacgcacttcaagttgtacatgtgtacagtagcactcaatttactgtgcttcgtaccagggtgaaggggcttctcggcagtctttaacagctcttggtacttcaatgcgtccccgcacgaggtatcttcatcaacttgttgcggaagagtactgaccccttcaggaacatcgtgcacgccgaaggcgtcacgcaacatggcgtgcatgttatcatcctgttccacggcgacaccctcctgttctgtgacatgatcaccatgttcagtgctacggtcagcggcctctgtgccactgtgatgactcgaacactgacTAGGAATAGCGGaaccagtcgtagtctcaccgtgcatataccacaaattgtatcccggattcatcccccgacctccagtcaggtgggcaagaacgtactcaggagtgtgacgctggttatttcgacaatacttgcatgggcagtaaatttttccatcgccggccgtacagttacgaacggcaaatgtcacaaacgccctacacccgtcgttatacgttgtcgtacccctaggtgctgacatccaagacttgtccatattcctctgtatagggttaagaggacaagacaaatcatacgtcaaacaaataaacgtgtaaaaaagttgagcatgtcacgcaacatggggtgtacgaatttatttcccttttaaagggtttatggttagagtttagggttttagtttttttgttatagtttagggtttatggtttattagggtttagggttagggtttttttttttttattaaaaaaagtgtagggttttgtttttttccttttctaaagggtttagggttagggtttgtaagggtttagggttaggatttgtaagggtttagggtttagggtttagggttagggtttgttagggtttatggttaggcttttttttttttttaaaaaaaaaaagtgtagggttttgtttttttccttttctaaagggtttagggttagggtttgtaagggtttagggtttagggttagggtttgttagggtttatggttaggcttttttttttcttaaaaaaaaaagtgtaggattttgtttttctcttttcttttcttaagggtttagggttagggtttgttagggtttaggagggtttaggtttttttttttttttttttgtagggtttagggttagggtttgttagggtttagggttagggtttgttcgggtttatggttaggtttttgttttttataaaaaaaaagcctaaccagaattttgtttttttttttttttcttttcttaagggtttagggttagggtttgtaagggattagggtttagggttagggtttgttagggtttaggagggtttaggtttttttttttttgtagggtttagggttagggtttgttagggtttagggttagggtttgttagggtttaaggttggtttgtaagggattagggtttagggttagggtttgttagggtttaggagggtttaggtttttttttttttttgtagggtttagggttagggtttgttagggtttagggtttgttagggtttagggttagggtttgttcgggtttatggttaggctttttttttttttataaaaaaaaagcctaaccagaattttttttttttttttttcttttcttaagggtttagggttagggtttgtaagggattagggtttagggttagggtttgttagggtttaggagggtttaggttttttttttttttttagggtttagggttagggtttgttagggtttagggttaggcttttttttttaaaaaaaaaaaagtgtaggattttgtttttttcttttcttttcttaagggtttagggttagggtttgttagggtttaggagggtttaggttttttttttttta harbors:
- the LOC133878959 gene encoding uncharacterized protein LOC133878959 yields the protein MQRQILGPRQMPASGASQGPGHVERQMPLPGESQMPLSGESQMPLSGESQMPLSGESQMPDVGGSQTTHEEDVAMLGTDQLALGSPQGMDSDDDQHPPPAGEVGEEVAGDPATQHIGTGQIRLMGYNPDGTIYYEVIDDPARNWVLPRGKKVVLQYNAAIQPVGRACNRFRREVGKMIRSGSYIHMRDEWARVNRQIKQAMWNALMEEFYLPVSVDMRRAQQEAWNDIGRKHRSWKSRFKTQLRIGDGDTPESIRARMPEKFFEQYDAEDVEFLLRDWCREHKIATSERMKRLRERNDLPHCAGSKSYARFNHEETCTSGTPPTRAASFVKTHTRKDGTFVNDRTRVLCERMTQSLASDPAATQSVSADTVRWAPNDAYEQAIGRPEYPGRVRQVGPNVTPVRGTCFSYRPRSQGGPSQGTSRDWAEQSRKMEEMQAELHAERARNDRLEQRVQQFDGIEQRLREMEVFMSSMAVPAPCVGNQSSPAHVGSTSFVGSASAVYFVKCEKRVNSRYHLNISACFEGGVYSSKRYTYALFEYNSAQDYRYAELELGELCQVEQISLIPWPNRYYYDDDLRNISCTNFHNELLRGFELYWYRSGKPGIFDYVSMIYTSKFSIMRIRSIRSNSKTPQV